GCTGTCCCGTCAAAAGCGTGGCGATGCCCGAGGGGAAGCCGGTCATCATGGGAATGACGCCGGCGGCGCGCAGCAGATCGGCAATGGGGCCGATGCAGGCGATGTCAAGCAGCGTGCCGAGCCCGATTTTTTCGCGCAGCAGCAGGTCGACGGCGAGGATGACCAGCCCCGATCCGGCCAGCACGGTCCCAAAACTCAACCCCAGCCGAGCTCCCACGCCCATGCTGAACGCTTCCCAAGGGCCGAGCCCCACGTTGGCCTGGATGTTGCAGCACGATCCCGTGCCGAAAAGCAGCAGCCCGAACAGCGCCCGGGCAATGCGTCGAGAGTAGTCCATCAGCGGTCCTCCTTCGTTCGGAGAAGATGGAACGATATTACCTTCTGCGGCGCCGGCGGTCAAGCAGGAGCGAGACAGGCGCGCGCGGCTCCGGCTCTCGGCGGAGCGAATGATCAGAGAACGAACGGAGGACGAGCTCATGAATGTTTTCCTTTGCGAACATCTGCACCGTGACGCCGTGGCCCTGCTGCGGTCGCGGGCTGAGATCGTCGCCGACTGGGGGCGTCTGGCGGAGTGCGACGGTCTGATCAGCCGCAATTTGAAGCTGCCGCGGGAAACGCTGGAACGCGCGCCGCGGCTGAAGGTGATTGCCGTGCACGGCACGGGCAGCGACGGCATCGATCTGGAATGGTGCGCGGCCCGTAACATTACCGTAACCTACGTGCCTGCGCAGAATGCCGATTCGGTGGCGGAACTGATCGCTGCGCTGGCGTTGGATCTGATGCGCCGCGTGACCGCCGCCGACCGTGCGGTCCGTTCGGGGCGCCCCGTGAGAAGCGCGCCGCCGGAGTTTTGCGGGCGCGAACTGGCGGGCAAGACGCTGGGACTGATCGGCGTCGGAGACATCGCCCGGCGCGCAGCGCGCATTCTGCGCGAAGGGTTCGGCATGAAAGTCATCGGCTATTCGCCCTCGCTGACGCCCGAGAAAGCGAAAATGTTCCACGTGGAACATCGCCCTTCCGTTATCGACGTGATGCGGGGCGCCGACGTGATCTCGCTGGGCGTGCACCTGACGGGAGAGACCTTTCATCTGATCGGCGCCAAGGAACTGGCCGCGGCCAGAAAGGGCGCGGTGCTGATCAACACGTCGCGTGGGGGCGTCGTCGACGAGGAGGCGCTCTATGAGGCGCTGCGCGTCGGTCGGCTGGCGGGGGCCGCCTGCGACGTGTGGGAGCACGAGCCGCCGACGGCGGGACATCGGCTGCTCTCGCTGGACAACGTGATCGCCACGCCCCATCTCGGCGCCAACACGGACGAAGCGCTGCGCCGCGTCGGCACGGCGGCCGTGCAGGCGCTGTTCGACGTGTGCGAGGGAAGGAAGCCGCGCTGCGTTTACAGCGTCGAACACCCGCTGGGATTCGAAAACAGGGACGTCCTCCGCGACGGATCCTGATTCCTTTTCGGCTGCGTAAAATACAATGGAGGGATGAGACTTGAAATTAGCGGTAACGTATGAGAACGGCGCGATCTTTCAGCATTTCGGACACACCGAAACGGTGAAGATCTACACGATCGAAAACGGCGCGGTCGGCGCCTCGGAAGTGATCGGCACGGAGGGGCACGGGCACGGCGCGCTGGCGGCCTTTTTGAAGGAAAGGGGCGTCGAGGCGCTGATCTGCGGCGGTTTGGGCGGCGGCGCGGTGACGGCGCTGCAGGAGGCGGGGATCGCCATTTACGCCGGCAATCAGGGCAGCGCGGACGAAGCTGCCGCAAAGTTTGCCGCCGGACAGCTTTCCGCTAACGCCGAGGCGAACTGTCATCATCACGATCACGGCGCGGAACATTCCTGCGGAAACGGCTCGTGCCGCCATTAGCATTGGCAAGGAACGCTTCGTCCGCCGACAAAAAATCCGGCCCCGAAAAGGGACCGGATTTTTTGTCGGCGGACGGCGTGTTACGGCAAGCGCCTGTTTTTGAGGAATTCGCCGCGGGCGAAGGCAGCGAACGTGCGCGCCGCCGGCGAGAGAAACTCTTCCTTCGGCCAAGCCAGGCCGATCTTGACGGTTTCGGGCGGGTCGAGCGGCACGCTGACCACGCGCGGGCTGGGCG
This sequence is a window from Pyramidobacter sp. YE332. Protein-coding genes within it:
- a CDS encoding NifB/NifX family molybdenum-iron cluster-binding protein — protein: MKLAVTYENGAIFQHFGHTETVKIYTIENGAVGASEVIGTEGHGHGALAAFLKERGVEALICGGLGGGAVTALQEAGIAIYAGNQGSADEAAAKFAAGQLSANAEANCHHHDHGAEHSCGNGSCRH
- a CDS encoding hydroxyacid dehydrogenase; this encodes MNVFLCEHLHRDAVALLRSRAEIVADWGRLAECDGLISRNLKLPRETLERAPRLKVIAVHGTGSDGIDLEWCAARNITVTYVPAQNADSVAELIAALALDLMRRVTAADRAVRSGRPVRSAPPEFCGRELAGKTLGLIGVGDIARRAARILREGFGMKVIGYSPSLTPEKAKMFHVEHRPSVIDVMRGADVISLGVHLTGETFHLIGAKELAAARKGAVLINTSRGGVVDEEALYEALRVGRLAGAACDVWEHEPPTAGHRLLSLDNVIATPHLGANTDEALRRVGTAAVQALFDVCEGRKPRCVYSVEHPLGFENRDVLRDGS